The Scomber scombrus chromosome 5, fScoSco1.1, whole genome shotgun sequence genome window below encodes:
- the zgc:162730 gene encoding mRNA decay activator protein ZFP36, which yields MSEMLDILTKNFSTLDLDDGLFLTQSQLKVPGQSRVNRSASYFSPQSPPLSSSHSLSTEHVNDDSGSPFWPSNIWGQAPVSKPKQLPFRPDRSMSLTESTSTLLSSFEQLKNLEAFSSPTATTVAPPPGFPPSSNLPPQLPPLLSSNRYKTELCRGFQETGSCKYGNKCQFAHGEAELRGLYRHPKYKTEPCRTFYNFGYCPYGSRCHFIHEAKISRGPLSAKFQNERQVSAIATSGQNPRPQLRQSVSFAGFLGSSRSSPPPSFPSSFNDPNLGFSRAPSVSPPPADLLSPVFGDLWEEKAFKFGSQQQNRASTGDIHNIPLILEPKASRCVCGHGNNLSAVNSNNSRVLTSTEDGHHQDSSMLCAFPGGHGGFTKPSGLQRFSSEDSLEDSYSSSSGGSSGSESPTFDGSATKRLTVFERLSLSD from the exons ATGTCCGAAATGCTTGACATCTTGACAAAG AACTTTTCAACCCTGGACCTGGATGATGGCTTGTTCCTGACACAGTCTCAACTCAAAGTCCCAGGGCAGAGTCGGGTGAACCGGTCAGCCTCCTACTTCTCTCCCCagtccccccctctctcctcaaGCCACAGCTTGAGCACCGAGCATGTTAACGATGACAGCGGCAGCCCTTTCTGGCCATCCAACATCTGGGGTCAGGCCCCTGTCTCCAAACCAAAACAGCTGCCCTTCAGGCCTGACCGCTCCATGAGCCTAACTGAGTCCACCAGCACCTTGCTCTCCTCTTTTGAGCAACTCAAGAACCTGGAGGCCTTTTCCTCACCTACTGCTACTACTGTGGCTCCCCCACCTGGCTTCCCTCCCTCATCCAACCTCCCACCCCAGCTCCCACCTCTGCTCTCCTCTAACCGTTACAAGACTGAACTGTGCCGTGGCTTCCAGGAAACTGGTAGCTGCAAGTATGGCAATAAGTGCCAGTTTGCCCATGGTGAAGCAGAGCTGCGTGGACTTTACCGCCACCCTAAGTACAAAACAGAGCCCTGCAGAACCTTTTATAACTTTGGGTACTGCCCTTATGGTTCACGCTGCCACTTCATCCACGAGGCCAAAATCAGCAGAGGCCCACTATCTGCCAAATTTCAGAATGAGCGGCAAGTGAGTGCCATAGCAACCAGTGGTCAGAATCCACGCCCCCAGCTCCGCCAGAGTGTCAGCTTTGCCGGGTTCCTGGGTTCCTCACGCAGCTCACCTCCTCCAtcatttccttcatcctttAATGATCCTAACCTGGGGTTCAGTCGTGctccctctgtttctccacCTCCCGCAGACCTCCTCTCCCCAGTTTTTGGTGACTTGTGGGAGGAAAAAGCATTCAAGTTTGGCAGCCAGCAGCAGAACCGTGCCAGCACCGGAGACATTCACAACATTCCTCTCATCCTGGAGCCAAAGGCCTCACGCTGTGTGTGTGGCCATGGAAATAATCTTTCTGCtgtaaacagcaacaacagcagagtcTTGACCAGCACAGAAGATGGGCACCACCAGGACAGCAGCATGCTGTGTGCATTTCCCGGAGGCCACGGGGGATTCACGAAGCCTTCTGGACTCCAGCGTTTCTCCTCTGAAGACTCGCTGGAGGacagctacagcagcagcagcggaggTTCCAGTGGAAGTGAGTCTCCAACTTTTGACGGCTCTGCCACCAAGAGGCTCACCGTGTTTGAGCGCCTGTCCCTGTCTGACTAA